The DNA window CCGCCAGCGGCATCCCGCTGAGGTAGACCTGACCGTTATCCGCGACGATGCTGCCGCTCTGGTTGCTGTCGCTGGTGGCGAGGGCGCCAAACGGCACCGGTTTGCCGCGATGGGTGAGCGTCATCAGGATCTTCATCCCCACCTGGGCGTTAAAGCTGGCGCGGACGATCGCCCCATGGGTAGGCACCACGCTGACCACCGCATCATCAAGGTCGACATTGTCCGCCAGGGTATTGGTGTCCAGCGCGACCCGGTTTTCGCGATACTCGGTGGCATACGGCAGGACGGCATATCCGCGCCAGTCGGTGCGTACCCCGGTCTGGTTTTCGACCTTCACGCCGCCGGCGCCGGGGGCTTTCACCAGCACCACGGTATCGTTCAGCGGCTGGCTCAAGGTGATGCCGTTGGCGTGCGCCAGCACGCCGCCGCTGACCCCGTAGTAAAGCTGTTTAAAGCCATCGCTGCGGCTGTAGCCGACGTTGGCGTTGCCGTAGCCGCCGCGGTAGTTGAGCGCGGTATAGCCGGTGCTCCCGTTGTCGCCGTTGCCGCCGCCGGCATAGCCGGTTTGCACGCTATAGCTGAGGTTGTTGTCATCCAGCAGGGTGCCGTACAGGCCTGCCAGATTGGTCATGCGGCCATTGAGATCGTGCGACAGGCTGTAGCTGGCGCTGGCGTGCCGCCAGACCGAACGGCTATCGGAGCGCAGCCAGTGGCTGAAGGGGATATTGACGTTAACCGCCAGCATCTGATCGCGTCCCTGCTGCCAGGCGTTTTTCGTCAGGCTGTAGCTTAGCGACCAGTTGATATCGTCTACGGCGGCGTTGAGGCCGGCCTGCAGTTGCTCATCGGCATCGTCGGTGCCCCAGTAAGTCTGGTGGCTGCCGCTCAGATAGAGGGTGGCGGTGCGCCCCAGCTGTTGGGTCACGCTCAGCTGCACCTTGCCGCGTTTGCTGTAAGCCAGATTGTAGTAGTCGGTAAATTTGGGTTTCACCTGGATAACCCCGTCCTGAGTTTCCACGCTGTAGCCGCTCATCCGGCGGTAGGTGGTATCGGCAAAGTTATAGTAGCCGCGGGTGGAGTAGCGGTAGCCCACCAGCTGCAGGTTGGTGCCGGTCTCATCCAGTGACTTGTTATAGAGAAAGCGCACCGACTGTCCCTGATGCTCGCTGTCGTCAGGCAGGGTGGCGTTGGCCTGGGTGATATCCAGCGACCAGGCGCCGAAATAGCCCATGTTTTTCCCCACCCCGAGGTTAAAGGCGCGATAGCGGTCCGCCAGCTGGGCGCCGCCGTACAGGGTCCAGCCGGCCGGCAGGCCATGCATGGCCGTGCTCTGGAAAAAATCGGGCGTTTCCTGCTGGCTGTTGCCGCTGCGGTACTCCCCGGCGGAGAGGGCGAAGCGGGTATGGCCTTCGCGCTGCAGCACCGGCACCGTTGACCAGGGCACGCTGAAGACCTGGCGGGTGCCATCCGCTTCTTTAATGGTGACCTGCAGATCGCCGCCGTTGCCCGCGGCGTAGAGATCGTCGATGGTAAACGGCCCCGGCGGCACCGTGCTCTGGTAGATTTCGTAGCCGTTTTGTTTGACTGACACCTGCGCGGTGCCGCGGGCGATCCCGTGGATCACCGGCGCGAAGCCTTTCTGGCTGTCCGGCAGCATATTGTCATCGGAGGCCAGCTGCGCGCCGCGGAAGTTGATCCCGTCGAAGACATCGCCGTTGGTGTAGCTATCCCCGAGGGTAAGCCGCGACCGCAGGGGAATGATGTCCCGCTCAAGCCAGCTGTTGACGTGCTGCCAGCGGTTCTCATTGGATGAGGCGCTGCCGCCGCTGCTGTAACTCCAGGTGCTGTTATCGCGCAGGCGCCAGGCGCCGAGGTTCAGCCCGCTCTGCAGATTCAGATAGGCGTAACGGCTGTTCCCCCCGGTGGCGTTATGAACGTTATTGCCGGTGAAGTTATAGTTAATCAGCCCGGCGGTGATGCCGTTATCCCATAGCTCCGGCGGAATATAGCCGCGGGCGTGGCTGCCCATAAACGCCTGGGGTACGGTGAGATACAGGCGCTGCTGGCCGACATCGAAGCGGGTGGTGGCTTCGCTGATGAGCGTCGTTAGCGGCACGCAGGCCTTACTGTCCAGGGCCGCCATGCCCGTCACCCGTCCGGTATCCACCCCCATGCTCGCCAGCTGGCCGCGGGTCAGGCAGGGCGACAGGCCATGGCCCTGCGCGTCAGCCTGGAAAGTAACGTCCCGGGTAGTCATATAGCCGTTATTGAGGTAAATATCGACGCGATAGGTGCCCGGCGGGACCTCCTGGCCTTTTTCAAATCCCGACAGGTCTGCCACCGCCGCCGGATCGTCAGCTAAAAAGCGGGGGTTAAAATAGAGGTCCGCCTGCGCGGCAAACGGCTGCGAGCAGAGCCACAGCGTCAACGCCGGCGTAATCAGGCGCCGGGCGCTTGGGCGACCCCCATGGTCCAGTCCATATTTTCGATGTGACATAATCCCTCCGGTCCGACGTTGCCCGGCAGTCAGTGCTTCTGGTCATGCGCAGCGTGGCCCGCGCGGCGGGGCACACCAGAGTTAACGCAGTACGCCATTCATTTTCGGCGTCAGCGCGCCGTAATCGTTAATGGTGCGATAGGTGATGGTGCTGCCGGCATCCGCGGGCAGCTTGACGCTGGTTTTGCCCATCGGCGGCACCAGGGCGTTTTCCAGAATGCGTGTTCCGGCGTTGAGTTCGGTCACCGTCAGGTAATAGGGGGTGGGATTAGTCAGCGTTAGCGACGATCCGTTGCGGCTAAAGGTCAGCTTGTCCGGCGCCTGATCCGGGGGCAGGGCCAGTTTTGCCGGTCGGTAGTAGAGCTTGATGCGGCTGATAATCGCCAGCTGGAGGGTGTTGTCGCTGAGCTTCGATTTATCCATTGAAGGAATGGCCTTCACGTTCATCCAGAACAGGCTTTCCCGATCCTGCGGCAGCTGGTTATTGGTCGCGTCGATAATGCGCAGGGTGTTCTCTTTTTTGCCCTGCATGGCAAACAGGGGGGGAGTGATAACAAACCGGCCGTCTCGCTGCCCATCGGCATTTTCCACCCATGACTGAATAAGCCAGGTGCTGTTGTCGTCGTTATTGGTGACCGCCAGCTGGACCTGTTTCTGACCCGCCGGGTAGATGACCCGGGTCGCGCCCAGCGCGACGCCCGCGTGCGCGCTGGCGCTCAACGCGCCGGCGGCGAAAAGCGCACATCCCGTCAGTATGCCGCGTATCGTCGTTGCCGTTTTTCTCACATTATCTCCTTGTCTGCTCACGGTGTTGTCCTGCTGGTCTGCGGGTTGATTACTGATAGGTTAATGAGAACCAGGCCTGGGCGTTGGCCGCCCCGCCGGTGACCTGGCGTCCGGTCGCCCGATATTTGGCGACGAAATTTAGCGTCGTCGGTCCGCGGTAGAGCGGCACCCAGCGATCCGGCGGACGGTTGAGGGGCAATTGCTGGCCCTGACTGTCGAACAGCGCAATGCCGATCCCGCTGGCGATCCCCGGGCCTTCGCCCACCGAAAGCACATCGGGGTTTTTGCCGTCAGCCACGCCGTGAAATGCCACCCCGACATGCTGGCTGACCGCCGTACTGCAATCCTGTAAATGAATCGCGAAAGGGATCGGGTTGCTGTCTTCGCCCACGTCGTGAAATCGGTTACTGCTGATCTGTCCCAGATTGACCGTCATCTGCCGATCGCCGGCTTCAACGCGGCAGGAACTGGCCATGATCAGGCCCTGAAAGCGCATGCTCCCTCCCGGCAGCGTGACGTTCCACTGATTACCGGCCAGCGCCAGCGGAGGCAGCAGCAGTAGCAGACCCGATTTCATTCCCTGCATCGTTTCACCCCGGTTGCAAAATTAAGCGCGGGCCCTCCTGGCCCGGATGGCTTCCTTGCCTGATGGTTGCCTTACTCGTACTGCACTTTGAAGGTGGCGTCCGCGTTCGCGATACCGGCGGTCGCGGCGCCAGTGGCGTAGTAACGCGCCTGGAACGGAATGATGTTGGTGCCGTCATTCAGGGTGGTGGCTGCGCTGAAGGTGGCGCCGTCCAGCGCCAGCGGCGTGCCGGTGTTGTCGAGGATCTGTACGCCGACGTTGGTCGCGCTGCCGGCGGCAGAGTTTTGCAGCGCCAGAACGGTGGTATTGCTGCTGTCGATAGCCGTACCGGCGAAGGCGACGGACGCTTTGGTTGCTACCGTGGTGTCGCAATCATCCAGCTGAATGTTGAAACCGACGGACGAACTGGTGCTCCCCGCCGTGGCCAGCTTCGCGGAACGCACCTGGCCCAACTGAACGGTTTGATCGATAGAGCCGGCATCCACCGCACAGGCCGCGTTAACGACTTCCCCTTTAAAATGGACGGTCCCGCCGTTAACCGTGGTGGTATCGGCCAGGGCCGCCGCGGAGCTCAGAGACAGGGCTGACACAACAATCATTGCCAGTGTTTTGATTTTCATACTGTTTTCCTTTGAACGATGTCGAAATAACGAACCGGATTGGCAGCCGTTGTGCCTTCCAGGCATTTCAGATTTCAGCCGAGTGGTCCGGCTGCCGGCTCTGCACAGTTTTCGCCCAACCGATGAGACAATTGGGGCCATTTTGACTCGTTGAGATAAACGATCTGATTTCCGTTTAATTACGCCTGTTTTATGGTGTTAAGTTCTGAGAAATGTTGTTTATATGGATATTTAATCTGTGGTTGTTGGCGGAGTGCGAAAGGAAGAGCGATGCCGCTGGCGAAGGCGCGTCGATGCCCCGGGAGGTCAGGGTGAGAAAAGTGCGTAATTGATGTTTTAAAAATGATTTAAAATCAGAGGATTATGAATTTTTTTGCAGAAATATGGCGTGGTGAGTTGCAAAATATGTCAAAACATTTTTATGATATAAACAGTTTGGCCCCAATTGACCTGTTCACGGTTTATTTTTTTAATTAAATTCAATCGGTTGTATCAATTCCCGCTTCTGCATTGCTTTCTCCAATAAGATTATTTCTTTCCCATATTCCGGCAAAACGCGCCGCATTGCTGGCGGTGTAGCGTACCGTGTGTCGAATATTACGATGACCGAGATAATCCTGGATCAAACGGGTATCTGTCCCTCTTTCCGCCAGTTCGTAGCCGCAGGCGTGACGCAGCATATGGGGGTGGGTCTGCGTTACGGTACCTGCCTTTTCCCCGGCGGCGCGAATAATACGATATGCCTGCTGGCGTGAGAGCGGGGTACCGCGACGGGAGATAAACAGCGCGTCGGTTTTGGCCGCCGCTTTCCAGCCGGCGCGGACCTGACTCCAGCGCTCAATGGCCTCACGTTCATCAAAGCGCAGCGGGTGAATAGTCGAAAAACCGTTCTTCAACCGCCGCACATTGACCCGGCCTTCCCGTAGATCCAGATCGTGATAGTGCAGATCCAGCAGTTCGCTGATGCGCATCCCGTGGCGAAAGGCGAGCAGGATGAGGCAGTAGTCCCGCTCGCCGGTGGCGCCCTGACGCGCGGCCTGCATCATAGCCTGAACTTCTTTGGCGGTAAGAAAACGACGTCGGTTCACAATAGTTGCTCCTGTAAAAGATGTGAGGGGTCGTCATGGCGAAACCATACGCCATGACGGAAAAGATCCGTAATGCGAGAACGGTACAAGGTGAAGGCGATTAACCACGCATAGATAGCATATTATATTTACAGCCAGTCAAAATATCGCCTGGCGATAATTCTTAATTTTAGAGATTTTAAGCAAGGCCACAATAGATCTTCTCGGGTTTTATAGCATGTGCATAAAATAAAAGGTTTTTTTCAAACGATAGATTTTAAAAATAGCGGGATGGATTTTAGCCAACAATAAATAGTCACGGCAAAACCGGAATTTATGCAGGGTTAATTGAACGAGGTGACCGCAGGATTAAATAAGAACTTGCGGGAACAGTAATCATAATTAACCGAGGGTTAATTTATTGATATTTAATTTCCCCGCAACGCGGTACAACGCCATCCGTGGCGTCAGGCTTACTGAAGCAGCGACAGGCGCTGTTTGTCGCGCGTATTGTCCCAGATACCATAGAAACGTCCCGCGTTGCTGGCGGTATACCAGACGGTATGGCGAATATTGCGGTGTCCGAGATAGTCCTGGATCAGGCGGGTATCGATACCCATATTGGCCAACGCAAAGCCACACGAGTGACGCAGCATGTGCGGGTGGATCTCCAGCGGCAATCCCGCCTGGTCGCCAGAAGAGGCGATAATCTGATAGAACTGCTGGCGGGAAAGGGGATTGCCTTTGCGGGAGAGAAACAGCCACTCGCTGGCGGCCTGCGGCCAGGTGTTGCGAATGGCCAGCCAGCGCTTTAGGGCGTGGATCTCTTTATTCAGCAAAGGGTGGGTGGTCGAGAACCCCTTTTTTAGCCGATGGATATAAACGCAGCGGGAAGCAAGGTCGATATCGGATATTCGCAGGCGACAGATCTCGCTGGCGCGCAGACCATGGATGAAGCACAGCAGCGTCAGGCAATAATTACGTGCGGCGTAGGGACCGCTATCGGCGGCTTTTAGTAGCGACTCGATTTCATTCTGAGTCAGGAAGTTCCTTTTTTTAATATCGGCGTTATTCGTCATGGTGTTCCCTTTTATGGCAGGCAAATATTACGCTTTCCAGGCCTGCGTCAGGTCATTGTTAAATGCGACTGCCTTTTTATTTTTAAACAGCGTGCTGATAACGTTTTTATTTGCTACGGGTGCACGCAGTATCATGGGCTATCGCCATCCCCTGCGATAAGACGCCGCATGCTGAAGGGTAAAGAAAGGGTTAGCTGGTTGAACTGGCGAATCTTTCCTGGAGGTTTCCACGTCCTGTACATCCCTGATCCTCTTGATGATGCCCACGTGATGATGAAGGCACTGGCTTCCGGCCACGGCAAGGCGGCCATCAATGCCGTCATGATTTATTTCCCGGCTGTCGGGGCGGCACGGCGTCAGCCAGCCGGCCGCCCGTATCTCAGCGACGGGAATGGCATGAGTAATTTCTCAGACAGAATACAACCTTGAACCGTCTGGATAGCATTCACTGCAAAACTACAACAGTGATTAAACCATACTGCAAAAAGCCTGGGGATAATAGCCATTGTCTCTGTAAGGGCACTTTACGTCTTATTTAAAGGGTTGAGCTTAATCTTAATAGTGCAGGGGTAGCAGCGGGCGGTAATCGGCGGTAGCGGTGATATCAGGCTGTGGGTATTAGTAGCCATGGACTGCGGACCGGTTGCGGGTAATATTCTGCTGCAAGCTAAGAATAAAGAGCAGGCAGGGCTGGACGCGACCGTCCGGCGTCACAGGCGGAGTGAAAGGCTCCGGTGGCAGAAGACCTCGATCTGACATTCGCCGGAGCAGGCTGACTTACCATTTTTCGTCGCGGGCTTCCTGACGACCTTCGCGGCGGTTTTCCCGCTTATCGTGACGGCAGCTGGCGTTGCTTTGATTGTTGTTGCTGACGCACTCTTGCTTGGTTTCACGGCCCTGCTCGCGGCTATCCTGGCGGATATCGCGGGCGTCCTGGCGCTGGTCGCTGCGCCAGGTCGCCTGCGCCGAAAGCGAGGGCGTCAGCAGCGCGACGCACGCCAGGGCGAGTAAGCATCTTTTCATCGGAGTGGTCCTGTTAATGCATGTATTAAATAAATAGCAGTTAATGAATATTCGTGCCTGATGCGCAGGATGATAAAGTACATAAAGTGCCAGGATAGCGATAACTGATTTATTTTTATCTGTTTTTAGACGTGTAACGACTGCTCTTATATGTTATTCAGGGTGCCAGCATTAAAAACAAACGTCTGTGGTATGCTGAAGAGAGTAAAGTGCTTTGTGCAAAGATAGGGCAGAGGGTAGGTACAGGAGCCCGCTGATGCTGATAATGCGGAGCCTTGTGACCTCGAGCATTGACGAGAAAAACGCCGATAAATCATCCATCCTTGAAAACAGGCACTATTGTTCGCCGGGCATGAGATTGTCGTCCGGTGGTTCATCTCTTTTCACCATGGCATAACGATGATGATTCCGATTGCGCAGCGCGACTGGCGCCTGCTGGTCGCCGGGAGCGGCGGCCTTCTTCTGCTGGCCGCCGGCGTCACCTTGCACAGCCACTGGAGCGACTTTCTCCAGTGGTGCCTCGCCACGCAAATTACCCTGCATCGCTATCTGGTGATGTACCTTTTGCTGTTGAACAACCATCAGTACAGCGGCGGCGTCTGGCTGCTGGTGGGCGCATTTCTTTACGGCGTGCTACACGCTATCGGACCGGGCCACGGTAAGTTTATCGTCACCACTTACCTGAGCACCAACCAGGAGAGCCTGACCGCGGCGCGGGTGGTGCCTTTTCTCGGCAGCCTGCTGCAGGGCGTGAGCGCCATCCTGTTTGTCTATATTCTCGCGGTGGGGCTGAATCTGGCCGCCGGCGATCTCAGCGCCAGCCGCTGGTACGTCGAGAAGATCAGCGCCCTGACCATCGCCGCCTTTGGGGTTTACGTTATCTGTCGCGCGCTGCAAAGCCTGCGGCCGGGTAAAACAAGGATACGCGCCCTGAGGCCGGCGCATCAGCATGATGCCGCGTGCGGCTGCGGGCACCACGGCGTGGGGCAGGACCTGCAGGGCGCCGACTGGAAGACACGTCTGGGCGTGGTGCTGGCTATCGGCGCCCGGCCCTGCAGCGGAGCGATTATGATCCTGCTGTTCGCCAACGCGCTGGGGATCGTCAGCTGGGGCATCGCCGCGGTGATGACCATGGCGCTGGGCACCGCGCTCTCGATCCTCGGTCTGTCGCTGGCGGTGCACTATGCCCGTCACCGTACCGTCAACCGGCTGACGGCGACCAGCCGTCCGCGGCCCTGGCTGGTGCCGCTGGTGAAGATCCTCGGCGGGCTGGCGCTGATCCTCTTTGCCGCCGGGTTGTTTTTCACCGTGGTGCCGATCAGCGCTAACGGCGACTTTATCGCCGCGGGCTGTTAACGGCTTTCCAGCAGGCGCATCAATATCCGCAGCGCCTGATCCAGCTGCTGGCGCTCGCCATCGCTGAGCCCCGCCAGCAGCTGCCGTTCATTATCGACATGGGTCTCCACCGCCTCATCGATGCGCTCACGTCCGGCGGGCGTCAGGGCGACCAGCATACTGCGGGCGTCTTCCGGATTGGGCAGGCGGGTAATAAACCCGCGTTTTTCCAGCGCCTTCAGGCGATGGGTCATGGTGCCGGAGGTGATCATCAGCGTGGAGAAGAGCTGGGTCGGCGAAAGAATGAACGGCGCCCCGGCGCGGCGCAGCGTCGCCAGCATGTCAAACTCCCAGCGCACCAGTTCGTGGCGCGTAAAAGCGACTTCCACCTGCGGCTCCAGCAGCATGGCGCACCGTTTCAGACGGCCAATCGGCCCCATTGGGCTGCAGTCGAGATCCGGCCGCTCCCGTTGCCACTGGGCGAGAATCCGATCAACGGCGTCGATCGGCGGTGATTTGTCCATGAGTGCTCACTTGTCTTGATATCAAGATAATTGCGGGTGCATACTTGAGGCACCAATTTAACTTGAAGTGAAGATAAAATCATGGCTTTTCTCTCGCGTAGTCTGATGCTGGACCTGCTGCTCACGGCGCTGGCGCCCGCTATCTGGGGGACGACCTACATCGTCACCTCCCAGTTTCTTCCCCCTGACCGGCCGTTTATTGCCGCACTGCTGAGGGTGTTGCCGGCAGGTATCGCCCTGCTGATCTGGAGCCGCCGCTTTCCGCAGCGCGGCGAATGGCTAAAGCTTATCGTTACCGGCATCTTAAATATCGGCGCGTTTCAGGCGCTGTTGTTTATCGCCGCCTATCGCTTACCCGGCGGCCTGGCGGCAGTGATTGGCGCGATCCAGCCGCTGCTGGTGATGCTTCTCGCCTGGTGCGTAGACCGGCAGCGCTCGCCCTGGCTGGCGGTATTCTCAGCCCTTGCCGGCATACTCGGTATGGCCATGCTGCTGCTGTCGCCGCGCACCGTCCTCGACCCGCTGGGCATCGGCGCGGCGTTTCTCGGGGCGATCAGTATGGCGCTGGGCACCTGGCTCTCCCGCCGCTGGGCGCTCTCCCTGCCGATCGTCGCGTTAACCGGCTGGCAGCTGGCGATCGGCGGGGTGGTGCTGGCGCCAGTGGCGCTGATCGTTGACCCCCCTTTGCATCAGGTGACTGCGCTGCAGGCGGCCGGCTATCTGTGGCTGTGCGTGGCGGGCGCCATGCTGGCCTATGGCCTGTGGTTCCG is part of the Klebsiella quasipneumoniae subsp. quasipneumoniae genome and encodes:
- a CDS encoding fimbria/pilus periplasmic chaperone, with amino-acid sequence MRGILTGCALFAAGALSASAHAGVALGATRVIYPAGQKQVQLAVTNNDDNSTWLIQSWVENADGQRDGRFVITPPLFAMQGKKENTLRIIDATNNQLPQDRESLFWMNVKAIPSMDKSKLSDNTLQLAIISRIKLYYRPAKLALPPDQAPDKLTFSRNGSSLTLTNPTPYYLTVTELNAGTRILENALVPPMGKTSVKLPADAGSTITYRTINDYGALTPKMNGVLR
- a CDS encoding MarR family winged helix-turn-helix transcriptional regulator, whose translation is MDKSPPIDAVDRILAQWQRERPDLDCSPMGPIGRLKRCAMLLEPQVEVAFTRHELVRWEFDMLATLRRAGAPFILSPTQLFSTLMITSGTMTHRLKALEKRGFITRLPNPEDARSMLVALTPAGRERIDEAVETHVDNERQLLAGLSDGERQQLDQALRILMRLLESR
- a CDS encoding nickel/cobalt transporter, which gives rise to MMIPIAQRDWRLLVAGSGGLLLLAAGVTLHSHWSDFLQWCLATQITLHRYLVMYLLLLNNHQYSGGVWLLVGAFLYGVLHAIGPGHGKFIVTTYLSTNQESLTAARVVPFLGSLLQGVSAILFVYILAVGLNLAAGDLSASRWYVEKISALTIAAFGVYVICRALQSLRPGKTRIRALRPAHQHDAACGCGHHGVGQDLQGADWKTRLGVVLAIGARPCSGAIMILLFANALGIVSWGIAAVMTMALGTALSILGLSLAVHYARHRTVNRLTATSRPRPWLVPLVKILGGLALILFAAGLFFTVVPISANGDFIAAGC
- the fimE gene encoding type 1 fimbria switch DNA invertase FimE (upgraded from regulatory protein to switch DNA invertase) gives rise to the protein MNRRRFLTAKEVQAMMQAARQGATGERDYCLILLAFRHGMRISELLDLHYHDLDLREGRVNVRRLKNGFSTIHPLRFDEREAIERWSQVRAGWKAAAKTDALFISRRGTPLSRQQAYRIIRAAGEKAGTVTQTHPHMLRHACGYELAERGTDTRLIQDYLGHRNIRHTVRYTASNAARFAGIWERNNLIGESNAEAGIDTTD
- the fimB gene encoding type 1 fimbria switch DNA invertase FimB; translated protein: MTNNADIKKRNFLTQNEIESLLKAADSGPYAARNYCLTLLCFIHGLRASEICRLRISDIDLASRCVYIHRLKKGFSTTHPLLNKEIHALKRWLAIRNTWPQAASEWLFLSRKGNPLSRQQFYQIIASSGDQAGLPLEIHPHMLRHSCGFALANMGIDTRLIQDYLGHRNIRHTVWYTASNAGRFYGIWDNTRDKQRLSLLQ
- a CDS encoding fimbrial biogenesis usher protein, whose translation is MSHRKYGLDHGGRPSARRLITPALTLWLCSQPFAAQADLYFNPRFLADDPAAVADLSGFEKGQEVPPGTYRVDIYLNNGYMTTRDVTFQADAQGHGLSPCLTRGQLASMGVDTGRVTGMAALDSKACVPLTTLISEATTRFDVGQQRLYLTVPQAFMGSHARGYIPPELWDNGITAGLINYNFTGNNVHNATGGNSRYAYLNLQSGLNLGAWRLRDNSTWSYSSGGSASSNENRWQHVNSWLERDIIPLRSRLTLGDSYTNGDVFDGINFRGAQLASDDNMLPDSQKGFAPVIHGIARGTAQVSVKQNGYEIYQSTVPPGPFTIDDLYAAGNGGDLQVTIKEADGTRQVFSVPWSTVPVLQREGHTRFALSAGEYRSGNSQQETPDFFQSTAMHGLPAGWTLYGGAQLADRYRAFNLGVGKNMGYFGAWSLDITQANATLPDDSEHQGQSVRFLYNKSLDETGTNLQLVGYRYSTRGYYNFADTTYRRMSGYSVETQDGVIQVKPKFTDYYNLAYSKRGKVQLSVTQQLGRTATLYLSGSHQTYWGTDDADEQLQAGLNAAVDDINWSLSYSLTKNAWQQGRDQMLAVNVNIPFSHWLRSDSRSVWRHASASYSLSHDLNGRMTNLAGLYGTLLDDNNLSYSVQTGYAGGGNGDNGSTGYTALNYRGGYGNANVGYSRSDGFKQLYYGVSGGVLAHANGITLSQPLNDTVVLVKAPGAGGVKVENQTGVRTDWRGYAVLPYATEYRENRVALDTNTLADNVDLDDAVVSVVPTHGAIVRASFNAQVGMKILMTLTHRGKPVPFGALATSDSNQSGSIVADNGQVYLSGMPLAGKVRVKWGDGPDAQCVADYRLPPESRQQALSQLSVACR
- the fimA gene encoding type 1 fimbrial major subunit FimA, with protein sequence MKIKTLAMIVVSALSLSSAAALADTTTVNGGTVHFKGEVVNAACAVDAGSIDQTVQLGQVRSAKLATAGSTSSSVGFNIQLDDCDTTVATKASVAFAGTAIDSSNTTVLALQNSAAGSATNVGVQILDNTGTPLALDGATFSAATTLNDGTNIIPFQARYYATGAATAGIANADATFKVQYE
- a CDS encoding fimbrial protein, whose amino-acid sequence is MQGMKSGLLLLLPPLALAGNQWNVTLPGGSMRFQGLIMASSCRVEAGDRQMTVNLGQISSNRFHDVGEDSNPIPFAIHLQDCSTAVSQHVGVAFHGVADGKNPDVLSVGEGPGIASGIGIALFDSQGQQLPLNRPPDRWVPLYRGPTTLNFVAKYRATGRQVTGGAANAQAWFSLTYQ
- a CDS encoding EamA family transporter, with protein sequence MAFLSRSLMLDLLLTALAPAIWGTTYIVTSQFLPPDRPFIAALLRVLPAGIALLIWSRRFPQRGEWLKLIVTGILNIGAFQALLFIAAYRLPGGLAAVIGAIQPLLVMLLAWCVDRQRSPWLAVFSALAGILGMAMLLLSPRTVLDPLGIGAAFLGAISMALGTWLSRRWALSLPIVALTGWQLAIGGVVLAPVALIVDPPLHQVTALQAAGYLWLCVAGAMLAYGLWFRGIGRLSPVAVSAMSLLSPVTAVVLGWIFLGQTIQGMALVGLIVVLASVLSIQRALARQAAGAKTKKAP